From the genome of Solanum lycopersicum chromosome 12, SLM_r2.1:
GaatcaggccacttgtagttcgaggAGATAAAGTGATGAGTTGGAAGTTATGTGAGGTTCCATCGAGGCTCCTGATCGTGGCTCTTAtcattacataaaaattgaaaactattagtcaaaagaaaaacaaatgtacaaACGTCTATCCAcgcagcttttcttgaatcttcACTTGAATTTTGACTTAAGGATATCACCTTGATTTTTGAGTGAATATCTTAACTTAGAATTGGAATGGAGGCTGAACTTGCCACTTAGACGGAACTTTTGACATTCTTCAAAATAACAACTTGAAAAATGATCTTGAATGAATGCGTGTTTTCTTGATCAAAAGTTGACTAGTAAAAGATGTGTGAAAGTCAGGCTGCTACATGTATTGGAGAAGCTAATTCTAACCATCGTGAAATtgattattctaaaaaatttgaaactttgttcttgaatttcaaatccAGGTCTCGCTTGAGAAAACCTATGAACcaccacaaacaaaaaaaataaataaaatttttgcccCATTTTTCACTGGtaaaattttgtgagttattagcaaatataaatataaaacataaacttcggctaggaagtgtttatttcaggagaaaatgaaactaaaaatcTAGACTAGGAAGTGTTAATCCTATGAGAAAGTAATCTATTCCCATtattcaggagggtcctgctagtcccattatccaggagggtcctgctagtcccagtATCCACGAGGGttctgctaatcccattatccaggagggtccttctagtcccattatccaggagggtcttGCTAATGTCATTATTTAGGAGGGTCCTACGAATTCCATTATCCAGGAGGAACCTTCTAGTCTCATTATCCATGAGGGTCCTTCTAGTCCCATtattcaggagggtcctgctaaacCCATTATCCAAAAGGGTCCTGTTAGTCCCATTATcaaggagggtcctgctagtcccattatccaggaaggtcctgctagtcccattatccaggagggtcctgctattcctgttatccaggagggtcctgctaatcccattgtCTAGGAGGGTCCTGTTAATCCCATTGTCCAGGACGGTCCTACTAGTctcattatccaggagggtcctgctaatcccattatccaggagggtcctactagtcccattatccaggagggtcctgctaatcccattatccaggagggtcctgctaataaaattttcaacaaactaataataccaacgaaacattgtgaatgttgtcttcattatttggaagttccttcaaggagaaaaataataacaatacttataataataataaataaaataaatattccaacATTCAGGTAATTGCTAGTTTGATATATATTAGCcaactttcatataatattctACAAGTCTTTATTGTAGGGTTTCCGTTTCGCTCTCTGTAGACTAGGTTGAACATCTAGGTTCCTCAAATCTTCAATTTTGAAACAACTTGTGTCCCTGCTTCAACAAAGATAATTCGTGAGTTTGAAAAGGTGGTGGTTGGTTTGTGGTTCCATCTTTCGACAAGGGTGGCTCAAACACTTGTGACGCTCTGGTTTTTTCCAACGGTCAATACTTCTTATTGATTGATTGTACTATCATCCAAACTTGTTTATTTTGGGACCTAAATCCTATGTCTTTATCTCACAAATCTCATTGTTTAGCCTTCATAGAATTAGAGAATTTTCGAATTCAACACTTGAACACAGATTGTAACTGATTAGCCTGATGCTTTGTCTAGTATAGTTTAGAGACCTGTAGCGATTTTTTGAATTCCTTCCTagtttttttttgacaaagacTCGACCCAAATACATACCAAAAAAAAGTGtcgaaaaagtataagaaaattacaaaatatacgagaataaaagaaaagattcgATGAAGAATCTTTTTTTagtaagaaaaagaaagaaaaacttatctGAGTGTGGGAGTCGAGTCTACTGATCATGCCATgcaatttgaattgattttcagaCTTTTCTATCCAATCTATTCATCAACCACTATTGATCATTCAATCTTGATATGAAGCGATAAATAATTTGGAACCCTTATACATTTTGTGATATTCACGAAGGTCTTTGCCGCTAAAACTCTATCATGTTAATTGCTCCAGCTCACGTCTTCCTTATGGTGCATGTCAGAATTTTCACCAATAAGTCTCTCTTATATTCAACTCCTTTTCTCCTTACGGTGCCCACTTAGggttttcaccaataagactctctcatttttatttctttttactcaCATTTGTCTTATGGTGCCCATTAAGGATTTTTACCTACCCTTAACCAACTTACTCTCGACAAATCAAGGGTtgatgcaaagacttttttttttactttagatAATGGGGTTGATTTTGAGCTTTGAGATGAGAGACCAAATGAATAAACAAACGACTTTTGCCCCAGTATACTACAATACTACAATATGAATTTTTCGATTTGTATTTGGTTGAACCGAACCCAACATtagggctgcctacgtatcttgtcgaaacaagaatcaggtcaaacgtagttcaggaaatttgttttttttaaagtcGAGGAAACACCATAACCAAGAGATCCCATTGAATCAACCTTTGAAATGTCGAGCCCAAACATAAGGGTTTCTAATGTTGAAACTCAATCATATGTAATATCTTTTCACAGCATCCTTCTATATCTGCTAAGTAAAGAGCACCATTGGGTAATACCCTTTTAACAACGAATGGTCCTCtccaatttggagaaaatttgcgtTTGGGTTCAGCATGATGTGGCAAAATGTGTCTCAACACTAACTGACCCTCTTCAAAATGTCTGGGACGCACCTTCTTGTTGTATACCCGTGACATTCTTTTCAGATATAATTGTCCATGACATACTGATGTCAGACACTTCTCATCAATTAAACTTAATTGCTCTAACCGAGTTTTGATccattcatcatcatcaattttAGCCTCCACAACGATTCATAAAGATGGGATCTCATTCTCTGCAGGCATAATTGCCTCAGTCCCGTATACCAGTGAATATGGGGTTGCGCCCACTGACGTACGGACTGTAGTGCGATAACCCAACATAGCAAAAGGCAACTTTTGATGCCATTGTCGAGAACTTTGCACCATCTTACGaagtatcttttttatatttttgttagcagCTTCTACAGCCACGTTTGCCTTTGGGCGATACGGAGTCGAATTTCGATGTTCAATCTTAAATTCGTAGCATACCTCTTGCATTAAGTGGCTGTTGAGATTTGCAGCGTTATCAATTATAATCACCTTTGGAATACCAAACGGACAGATGATGTTGAAATGGATGAAATCCACCACGACCTTCTTCGTCACTGACTTGAAAGTtactgcttccacccactttgtAAAATAATCAATAGTCACCAAGATGAACCAGTGACCATTCGATGCTTTTGGTTCTATCGATCCAATCATATCCATTCCCCATGTAAAAAGGCCATGAAGCAGACATTACATGCAACTCAGATGGGGGAGAATGTATTAAATCACCATGTAATTGACATTCatgacattttcaaataaatcgAATGGAAGCCCGCTTCATGGTGTGCAAATAATATCTTGCTCGAAGTAtcttcttggctagaacatATCTATTTATATGAGGTCCACAAACTCCTGAGTGTACTTCAATCATGATTGTGGAAGCCTCTTTATCATTTACACACCTTAGAAGACCTAAATCGGGTGTCTTCTTGTACAGTATGCCTCCGCTTAAGAAAAAACCCATTTCTAGTCGTCGAATAGTCCTTTTTTGGTTACTAGTTACATCTAATGGACATTCGCCTGACTGAAGATATGTTTTGATATCATGAAACCAAAGCTTACCATCCAATTGCTCCTCAATCATGTTGCAATAAGCATGTTGATCACGAATTTGTATGTATAAAGGGTCGATATGAGCGCCATCAGGGTGTTGGAGCATTGAAGATAAAGTGGCCAATGCATCTGCAATCTCATTGTGCACTCTGGGAATGTGTCTAAACTTTATCGACATGAATTGTTGACAAAGACCTTGTAAACAATATTGATATGGTATGAGCTTTGGCTCTCGAGTTTCCCATTatccttgaatttgatgaactagTAAGTCTGAGTCTCCTAACACTAACAATTCTTGGATACCCATGTCAACAGCTAACGTTAGACCCAAAATGCACGCTTCATACTCAGACATATTATTAGTACAATAGAATCTAAGTTGGGCTAATATAGGGTAATATTCCCCTGATTCAGACATAAGAACGGCTCCTATTCCAACTCCTTTCCTGTTAGAGGCACCATCAAAGAATAACTTCCAACCTTGATCGTTATGGTGAATAACTTCATCGATACAAGATATCTCTTCATCTGGAAAATAAGTTTTAAGTGGTTCATATTCTTCATAAATAGGGTTCTCTGCCAAATGATCTGCCAATGCTTGAGCTTTCATTGCGGTCCGCGTTATATAGATAATGTCAAACTCTGTGAGCAATATTTGCCATTACGCAAGCCTGCCTATGGGCATgggattttgaaaaatatatttcaacggATCCATACGAGAGATGAGATAAGTAGTGTAAGATGAAAGATAATGTTTCAACTTCTGTGCTACCCAAGTTAGGGCACAACACGTTCTTTCAAGAAGGGTGTACTTCGCTTCGTAAACGGTAAATTTCTTGCCGAGGTAATAAATGGCCTGCTCTTTCTTCCCAGTGTCAGCATGTTGACCCAGTACACAACCAAAAGAATTATTCAGTACtgacatatacaatatcaaagGTGTTCCCAGCTCGGGAGAAACTAACCCAAGGGGATTGGATAGGTAGTTCTTAATTCTTTCAAAAGCTACTCGACATTCTTCGGTCCACTCAACTGTAGCattctttttcaacaacttaAAGATAGGGTCACAAGTTGTTGTGAGTTGAGCAATGAATCTGCTAATATAGTTTAACCTTCCTAGAAGGCTCATAACCTCAGTTTTGTTCTTTGGAGGTGGAGATTCTTgaattgcttttatttttgaaggatcCAACTCGATACCTCTTCGACTGACTATAAACCCCAAAAGATTCCCCGATGGTACTCCAAATACACATTTTACAGGATTAATCTTGATATTATACATGCGGATCCTTTCGATGAATCTCCTTAAGTCTTTCACATGATTTGACtgttttttagatttaatgatAACATCGTCCACACAAACTTCAATTTCTGTATGCATCATATCGTGAAACATGGTTGTCATTGCTCTCATATAAGTTGCCCCtgcattttttaatccaaaagcATAACACGATAATAATATGCACCCCATGGAGtgataaaagatgttttttctGCATCTTCATCATCCATAATAATCTGATGGTAGCCCGCATAACAATCCACAAAAGATGCAACCTCATGTTTAGCacaattatccaataaaatatggatgttaggcaaatgaaaatcatcttttggaCTTTCCTTATTCAAATCACGATAATCAACACACATTCAAACTTTGCCGTCTTTCATAGGGACGGGTACGATATTTGCTAACAAAGAAGGATATTGAGAGACTTGGATGACTTTGGCTTCAAGTTGTTTTGTGATCTCCTCTTTAATTATTACACTCATGTCGGTTTTGGCAACTTGTGAACAACCATGCCAGTGCTTAATCAaggcatgtcatcataagaTGACGCAAAAACATCTTTGTAATCAAACAGGGCTTGGATTATATCGTCTTTTTGATGTCGAACATGTACACTTATCTTAGTCTCCTTAATAATTTCCTGATTCCCCAAATTTATCGTCTCAGTTTCACTCATGTTtggatttgacttattttcaaaatgattgaaatccCTCCTTACTTCCTCAAATACTCTGTCTTCATCATATTCGATTTTTTgacttattatttcaatattaggTAGAATATTAGATTGGATATTAAGATCTGGCAAAAAATTCTGCATACATGTCATATCACTAGAATCGGCATAGAAAGAACtgcataaaagaaaacaaacaaatatattagACTGAAATAAAGATGCAATTACATCCCATTGAAAAGGGAAATAGaatgtttgaaataaaatgacaaGATAAAATCCGAATTACAATCCTTGAATGAATCGGacgacaaaagaaaaaacaagacagACTACCAAGACTCGTCTTCAATGGAGAGAGGGGTGGCCTCCTAATTATTTAGCTTGACATCAGGACCAATGAATTGCAAATCTCTGTCGCTATTGCCTTCTCCGAGTTCCACCATATCAACCTCGacaaaaaaatcttgaaaatagttGATCATTTCTTCGCTTACTTTCATCACTAGCTCTGGAAAAGATGATTGATAAGATTCTTTTGCGCGGGCTTTGATGAAAGATTTTTATATTGGTTGTATAGGCTTGGTAAGTGACAATACATCTCTTTTATTCGTATTTGCCTTCACTTTGTCCTCGATTCTAGGTTGGTAGCCTAATCCAAAAGTACCGATGCTCTTTCATTGACTCAATGGATAAGCTCTCCCTTACAAGCAAATTCCTAAGCCTTTACCCGGCTCAAACCCATGTTTCAGCAATTCATTCACCACCATTATAGACGCGATAGACATCTTTGGTTTTGAAATGACACTCCCCTCGGGACATGCTCAATAACCACTACCTCGAAAGCTTGATAAATCAGTGTCTCATTCTCATTATTCGCCATGATAAAAGGGGAGGAAGATTCTTTGTAGATTAACAAATCCCCTTCACCATGAAAAATCACTTCTTGTCGGTCGTATTAAAACTTAATCATTTGATGCAACATTGAGGGGACTGCTCCAGCCTTATACACCCATGGCCTCCCCAACAATAGATTGTAGGATGCGTTCATATAAAACACTTGAAAATTCACAGCAAAATCCACAGGCCCAATGGTTAGTGCGAGCTCTATCTCACCAATGACATCTATTTTTGACCCATCAAAAGCTCTAACACATACATTGTTGGGTTGGACCCTTTCAACACTAACATTCAATTTCTGTAGAGTTAATAAAGGACAAATATTTTCTCCAGATCCTCCATAAATTAGAACTCGAGTTACATATGAAAGCTCATACTTTATAGTGATATGTAGGCCCTGGTTATGTCTTGTACCTTCTTTGGGTAGTTCATCATCTGAAAAGGTGATGCGGTTTACCTCAAATATTCTCCCAGCAATCTTCTCAGACTGACTCACTGTAACTTTACTAGGAACATGtgcttcattcaaaattttcaatacaGCCTTACGATGTTCATCAGAATGTATTAGCAAAGACAACAAAGAGATTTGGGCTGGAGTTTTGTTTAATTGTTCCACCACGGAGTAGTCTAATAGTTTCATCTTTCTTAGGAATTCCTCTGCCTCTCCTTCAGTGACCGGACTCTTTATTTgtatttggtcatttttatttttccttaattccATCGGGACATAACATCTTTCTCAACGGCTTATTCCTCCCActtcatctatttcttcatCAATTCTGTTTCCCTTGTATGTCACGACAGTAGGCTCATAATTCCAGGGAACAGCTTTGTGGTTAGTCATTGTGAGCTGGGATACTGGCCTGATAATCACAGGAGGAATATGGGCCCCTTGTACGATCAAGATAGGCTTGTTTGGACTTTTTGGAACAAACGACTTTGCCTTACTCGGACTTTCCCAAACATCTTCAAGGGCTCCTTTCACAGTTAAGATGGGTGTGTTGGATGGACTCAACTTTTCTAACACACTTTCCATCCCTAAAGGcatcatttttgttaaatcaaaaaCATTTGCTGACTTCTCAATGCCAGTTCCAACCCTAAGGATTGGCTTAAACAGAGATGCAAACTCTTCATGACCCTTCATCATTTCTAGCATGTTTGTTTCAGTATGCCTCGGCAATGGATTTGGATTGATGTTGGGTCCACTCGGACTTTCAACTATAATTCGATTAGAATCGATCAAATCTTGAATGGCCCATTTCAAATACCAACATCTCTCTATGTTGTGTCCTGGGGCATTAGAACAATATGCGCAATGTTGAGAATAATCCAAATTTCTCGGGAGAGGATTCGACATCTTTCTCTCAATAGGACTCAAAACATTCAACATCCTTAATTTTTGGAACAATCTAGCATACGACTCCCGTGTAGGAGTGAACTCATCTTTAACGCCAAAACCCTTTTTGTATTGTGGTCTAGGACAGAAAGGAATTCTAGCAGTATTTTGATGAACTTGCAGGGGTGGTGGATGATTTTATGGAGTTGGTGCACGCCATTGCGGATAAGAAGGGGGTGAAATTGGTTGTGcattaaaaacatgatatggAGTGTATGGGACAGAATATTGTGGAGCTTGGGAAGGAAAATAGTGTTGTGGGGAATTACCTTGGACATGAGTCCTAGGTGCTGATACAATAGCGGCCACATCCTCCCTTCTCTTCTTCCCTCCAATATTTCCAGAACCATTTTGAAGCACTTGTGTTGTGGCTTTTAAGGCAACTTGACTTACAATCTTTCCAGACTTGATGCCATTTCCCACCATTTCCCCTACGTTAATAACTTCAGCGAATGTCTTCCCTACGGCAAAACGCAGATAGTGAaagtaatcaggttcttgcgCCTGGAGAAAAACATCAATCATCTCTGACTCCTTCATTGGTAGTTTAACCCTAGCAGTTTGTTCCCACCATCTGATAGCATATTCACGAAAATTTTCCGTGGTCTTTTTCCTCATGTTGGCTAACAAGGAGCGATCTGGAACaatgtcaatattatattgGAATTTCTGTATAAAACATCGAGCCAAATCATCCCATGTGTGACAGTTGGTGATATCCTGATCTATGAACCATTCATATGCAATCCCTACTAAGCTTTCCCCAAAATAGGCCATAAGTAACTCTTCTTTGCCCTCTGCACCCCTCAATTGGTTGCAATATCTCTTTAGATGAGCTATGGGGTCTCCGTGaccatcatatttttcaaa
Proteins encoded in this window:
- the LOC138340367 gene encoding uncharacterized protein, whose protein sequence is MDKNEKYEEITKKMKSFEWSIRDMQGLGGHKGISFSDLCMFPHVHLPAGFKTSKFEKYDGHGDPIAHLKRYCNQLRGAEGKEELLMAYFGESLVGIAYEWFIDQDITNCHTWDDLARCFIQKFQYNIDIVPDRSLLANMRKKTTENFREYAIRWWEQTARVKLPMKESEMIDVFLQAQEPDYFHYLRFAVGKTFAEVINVGEMVGNGIKSGKIVSQVALKATTQVLQNGSGNIGGKKRREDVAAIVSAPRTHVQGNSPQHYFPSQAPQYSVPYTPYHVFNAQPISPPSYPQWRAPTP